From Rudanella lutea DSM 19387, a single genomic window includes:
- a CDS encoding SRPBCC family protein, producing the protein MNDFTVDKTAKTVSFSREFDAALSLVWDAYTKPEILDQWWAPKPWTSKTKYMDFEVGGRRFYAMVSPEGEEFWSLQTYTAITPKTNFKLLNAFADKDENPELPGSEWDLRFNELNGKTTVHVSIYNESLARMEKMLEMGFKEGTAMNLKNLEALLATLSQSK; encoded by the coding sequence ATGAACGATTTCACTGTCGACAAAACCGCCAAAACAGTCAGTTTCTCCCGCGAATTCGATGCCGCCCTTTCGTTGGTATGGGATGCGTACACGAAGCCCGAAATTCTTGACCAATGGTGGGCACCTAAACCCTGGACCTCCAAAACTAAATACATGGATTTTGAAGTGGGCGGCCGACGCTTTTATGCTATGGTTAGCCCCGAAGGCGAGGAGTTCTGGTCGCTACAAACCTATACGGCTATAACCCCGAAGACCAACTTCAAATTGTTGAATGCCTTTGCCGACAAAGATGAAAACCCCGAGTTGCCAGGTTCTGAATGGGATTTGCGCTTCAACGAGCTGAACGGGAAAACGACCGTGCACGTCAGTATTTATAATGAATCACTTGCCCGGATGGAGAAGATGCTCGAAATGGGCTTCAAGGAAGGAACAGCCATGAATTTGAAAAATCTGGAAGCGTTGCTGGCAACATTATCGCAATCAAAGTAA
- a CDS encoding PSD1 and planctomycete cytochrome C domain-containing protein → MKKRHQLIPWLVKNRLALLTGTALSVLLTACFFTSSRNTGSVAVAIPDEVDYNLHIRPILSDNCFVCHGPDANKREASLRLDVEADAYAALKDSPNMHGIVPGDPLKSAVWLRITTKDTADVMPPVNSNLKLTEHQIALIEKWIKQGAKYKPHWAFIAPQTPKLPEVDDEDWPRNEIDHFTLAKMTEMGLEPNAESDKERLLKRVSLDITGLPPSLDLQKRFLADKSENAYEKVVDELLKSPHYGEKMAIGWLDVARYADSHGYQDDGLRTMWPWRDWVIHAFNQNYGYDKFLTWQLAGDLLPNRDGGPPTKEMMLATGFNRNHKITQEGGVIDEEYRIEYVTDRTNTFGKTFLALTYECAKCHDHKYDPILQKDYYSTFAFFNQVPEKGLFGTIDASFADPPNMKITDRDVKDILRFVNKKDTASVMVMVMKDADTLRKTHILSRGNYDQPSEIVSAAMPTFIMPFDKKKYPQNRLGLARWMTDPKNPLTARVFVNRIWQEFFGRGIVKTVGDFGMQGELPSHPELLDWLAVDFRTHNWDMKRLVKQIVTSATYRQSAQITKDKLAKDPENIYLSHAPRLRLPAELVRDLVLTSSGLLNPEIGGPSVKPYQPKGLWEVATSGRGSLARYVQDHGTALYRRGMYVFIKRTVPPPSMLMFDASNRDQCEVKRSRTNTPLQALVMLNDPMVLESARVLAEKLMGEKTSADEKIEKAFRQILCRTPKDKELKVLQKYFADEKMTFAATPKKAENLLAVGETPHATVADKPATAALMQTLLMLYNLEETIML, encoded by the coding sequence GTGAAAAAAAGACATCAACTCATTCCCTGGCTGGTTAAGAACAGGCTTGCGCTGCTTACCGGAACTGCCCTTTCGGTGCTGTTGACGGCCTGTTTCTTCACCAGTAGCCGCAATACGGGATCGGTGGCGGTGGCCATCCCCGACGAAGTCGATTATAATTTACATATCCGGCCCATTTTGTCCGACAATTGTTTTGTCTGTCATGGTCCCGATGCCAACAAGCGCGAGGCCAGCCTCCGGCTCGATGTTGAGGCTGATGCCTATGCCGCCCTCAAAGACAGCCCGAACATGCACGGGATTGTTCCGGGCGATCCGCTGAAGTCGGCGGTCTGGCTGCGCATCACCACCAAAGACACCGCCGATGTGATGCCACCCGTCAACTCCAACCTGAAGCTGACCGAACATCAGATTGCCCTGATCGAGAAGTGGATTAAGCAGGGGGCCAAATACAAACCGCACTGGGCTTTTATTGCTCCGCAAACCCCTAAACTGCCCGAGGTCGATGATGAGGACTGGCCGCGTAACGAGATCGACCATTTCACGCTGGCCAAAATGACCGAAATGGGGCTGGAGCCCAATGCCGAGTCGGACAAGGAGCGGCTGTTGAAACGTGTATCGCTGGACATTACGGGTCTGCCGCCTTCGCTCGATCTGCAAAAGCGCTTCCTAGCCGATAAATCGGAGAATGCCTACGAGAAAGTCGTAGACGAATTGCTCAAAAGCCCGCATTACGGCGAAAAAATGGCGATTGGGTGGCTCGACGTGGCCCGCTACGCCGATTCGCACGGGTATCAGGACGACGGTCTGCGGACCATGTGGCCCTGGCGCGACTGGGTCATTCACGCGTTCAATCAGAACTACGGCTATGACAAATTCCTGACCTGGCAACTGGCCGGTGATCTACTCCCCAACCGCGACGGCGGACCGCCCACTAAAGAGATGATGCTGGCGACTGGCTTTAACCGGAACCACAAAATCACGCAGGAGGGCGGGGTAATCGACGAGGAGTACCGCATCGAATACGTCACCGACCGGACCAACACCTTCGGCAAAACGTTTCTGGCCCTGACCTACGAGTGCGCCAAATGCCACGACCACAAGTACGACCCCATTCTGCAAAAAGACTACTACAGCACCTTTGCGTTTTTCAATCAGGTGCCCGAAAAAGGACTTTTCGGAACCATTGATGCCTCCTTTGCCGACCCCCCGAACATGAAAATTACCGATCGGGATGTGAAAGACATTCTGCGGTTCGTCAATAAAAAAGACACGGCGTCGGTGATGGTCATGGTGATGAAAGATGCCGATACGCTCCGCAAAACGCATATCCTGAGCCGGGGTAATTACGATCAGCCTTCGGAGATCGTTTCGGCCGCCATGCCGACGTTTATTATGCCTTTCGACAAGAAGAAATATCCACAAAACCGGCTCGGACTAGCCCGTTGGATGACCGATCCGAAGAATCCGCTCACGGCGCGAGTGTTTGTGAACCGGATCTGGCAGGAGTTTTTCGGTCGGGGAATTGTCAAAACCGTAGGCGATTTCGGGATGCAGGGCGAACTACCCAGCCATCCCGAACTGCTCGACTGGCTGGCGGTGGATTTCCGCACCCACAACTGGGACATGAAGCGGCTGGTGAAACAGATCGTTACCTCGGCTACGTACCGGCAGTCGGCCCAGATTACCAAAGACAAACTGGCCAAAGACCCCGAAAACATTTACCTCTCGCACGCACCCCGCCTGCGGCTCCCGGCCGAACTGGTGCGCGATCTGGTGCTGACGAGCAGCGGCCTGCTCAATCCCGAAATTGGCGGACCGAGCGTAAAGCCTTACCAGCCCAAGGGCTTGTGGGAGGTAGCGACCTCGGGCCGGGGCTCGCTGGCGCGGTACGTGCAGGACCACGGCACGGCTCTGTACCGGCGCGGCATGTACGTGTTCATCAAGCGCACGGTGCCGCCCCCCTCCATGCTTATGTTCGACGCCAGCAACCGCGATCAGTGCGAGGTGAAACGCTCCCGCACTAACACGCCCCTACAGGCGCTGGTGATGCTCAACGACCCGATGGTGCTTGAATCGGCCCGGGTGCTGGCCGAAAAACTGATGGGAGAGAAAACCTCCGCCGACGAGAAAATCGAGAAAGCATTCCGCCAGATTCTGTGCCGCACGCCCAAAGACAAAGAGCTGAAGGTATTACAGAAGTACTTTGCCGACGAGAAAATGACGTTTGCGGCTACCCCGAAAAAAGCCGAAAATCTGCTGGCCGTGGGCGAAACTCCCCACGCTACCGTGGCCGATAAGCCCGCTACAGCGGCCCTGATGCAAACCCTGTTGATGTTGTACAACCTCGAAGAAACCATAATGCTATGA
- a CDS encoding acyclic terpene utilization AtuA family protein produces the protein MKTSLRIGCGAGFSGDRLEPALVLVQQGQLDYLVLECLAERTIALAQKRKRQDATLGYDPLLERRMESLLPHLLANRVRLITNMGAANPLAAAQKIVRIAQRLSLSVKVAAVTGDDVFSLLSGHETALETGQPLSASGPLVSANAYLGIDAILPALATEADIIITGRVADPSLFLAPLVHEFGWSLNDFDRLGQGTVIGHLLECAGHLTGGYFADPGRKDVAGMAHLGHPFADVSPDGKALFGKVAGTGGLLSLATAKEQLLYEVMDPSQYMTPDVVADFTQVRLAETGPNQVRAWGGQGQPRPDSLKVSVGYEAGFIGEGEISYAGANALGRAQLAGAIIQERLQNQFADLRIDYIGSTSVHRTNFGHYPDPYEIRLRVAARTQTAQQAAWVGEEVEALYTNGPAAGGGARKYVHELIGIVSTLIDRHQVTPQVTLFQS, from the coding sequence ATGAAAACTTCCCTTCGAATTGGGTGCGGAGCCGGTTTTTCCGGCGACCGGCTGGAACCGGCACTCGTATTGGTTCAACAAGGCCAGTTAGACTATCTGGTGCTGGAATGTCTGGCCGAACGCACAATTGCGCTGGCACAGAAACGGAAACGGCAGGATGCTACACTCGGCTACGATCCCTTGCTGGAACGCCGAATGGAGAGTCTGCTACCCCATCTGCTGGCCAATCGGGTTCGATTGATTACCAACATGGGCGCGGCAAATCCCTTGGCAGCGGCCCAGAAAATTGTCCGCATTGCTCAGCGATTATCGCTCTCCGTTAAGGTGGCGGCTGTCACCGGCGACGATGTATTCAGCCTACTTTCGGGGCACGAAACGGCTCTTGAAACAGGTCAACCTTTATCCGCTTCGGGGCCGCTGGTTTCGGCCAATGCATACCTGGGTATCGATGCTATTTTACCCGCTCTGGCTACGGAGGCCGACATCATCATCACCGGCCGGGTGGCCGACCCGTCGCTGTTTCTGGCTCCGCTGGTGCACGAGTTCGGCTGGTCACTGAACGATTTTGACCGGCTGGGACAGGGTACGGTAATTGGGCATTTACTCGAATGCGCCGGGCATCTTACGGGCGGGTACTTCGCTGATCCGGGCCGCAAAGACGTAGCCGGTATGGCACATCTGGGCCACCCTTTCGCCGATGTATCGCCGGATGGTAAGGCCCTTTTCGGAAAGGTAGCCGGTACGGGTGGTTTGCTCAGTCTGGCCACCGCCAAAGAGCAGCTACTCTACGAAGTGATGGACCCCAGCCAGTACATGACACCCGATGTGGTGGCCGATTTTACGCAGGTACGGTTAGCCGAAACCGGCCCGAATCAGGTAAGAGCCTGGGGCGGGCAGGGGCAGCCCCGACCGGATTCTCTCAAAGTCAGCGTGGGCTACGAAGCCGGTTTCATTGGCGAAGGTGAAATTTCGTATGCCGGTGCCAACGCCCTCGGCCGGGCGCAATTGGCCGGTGCTATCATCCAGGAGCGGTTGCAAAACCAGTTCGCTGATCTACGCATCGACTACATCGGCAGCACGTCGGTCCATCGAACAAACTTTGGTCATTACCCGGACCCGTATGAAATTCGGCTACGGGTAGCGGCAAGGACCCAAACGGCACAACAGGCGGCATGGGTCGGCGAAGAAGTCGAAGCCCTTTACACCAACGGTCCGGCGGCCGGGGGCGGTGCCCGCAAGTATGTACACGAACTCATCGGCATTGTCTCAACCCTCATCGACCGCCATCAAGTCACACCCCAGGTAACCCTCTTTCAGTCATGA
- a CDS encoding ArsR/SmtB family transcription factor: MRRDIFQAIADPTRRAIITLIAFQAMTPNAIAENFNTTRQAVSKHLRILTECELVKQEQQGREIYYSLEVEKMKEVDAWIDQFRKLWETRFTQLDDVLTTLKAQTK; this comes from the coding sequence ATGAGACGAGATATTTTTCAAGCCATAGCCGACCCCACCAGACGGGCCATCATTACGCTGATTGCGTTTCAGGCCATGACACCAAATGCCATTGCCGAGAACTTCAACACAACCCGACAAGCCGTTTCCAAGCACCTTCGCATTCTCACCGAATGCGAGCTGGTGAAACAGGAACAGCAAGGCAGGGAGATCTATTACTCCCTGGAAGTTGAGAAAATGAAAGAAGTTGATGCCTGGATTGACCAATTCAGAAAGCTCTGGGAGACGCGCTTCACGCAACTCGATGACGTATTAACAACCCTTAAAGCACAAACAAAATGA
- a CDS encoding CitMHS family transporter, which produces MLSLLGFATIAIFLILIITKRLSVITALVLVPVLMGFLAGFSPKELGDMILAGIKQVAPTGILLMFAVLYFGTMLDAGLFDPIIAAIIRFVKGDPLKVLLGTAVLTMIVHLDGDGTATFMIVMSAFLPIYKRLGINRLILTGIVALSVGPLHLVPWSGTSARAISTLKTDATQLFNPNIPAIVAGMAWVLFVAYWFGLKERKRLGISNLNYAHEESLTDEQRQFRRPRLFWVNAILTIGLITTLMKGWVPAPALFVSAAIVALLINYPRLTDQQKVLRSHGNNIFMVSSMIFAAGVFSGILTGGKMIDAMATSVVSLIPQQHAAWLPTLTAITSMPASLLFTPDAYYFGVVPILSQTATQFGIDPLEIGRAALLGQMTVGFPVSPLTASTFLLVGLAEVDLGDHQKFILKWAFGTTLVMTLAALLTGSIHL; this is translated from the coding sequence ATGCTGTCGTTACTTGGCTTTGCCACCATTGCCATTTTTCTCATTCTGATCATCACCAAACGCCTTTCTGTTATTACGGCGCTGGTGCTGGTACCGGTCCTCATGGGTTTTCTGGCCGGATTTAGCCCGAAAGAACTGGGCGACATGATTCTGGCGGGTATCAAGCAGGTGGCCCCAACGGGTATTCTGCTCATGTTTGCTGTGCTATACTTCGGGACTATGCTCGATGCTGGCCTGTTCGACCCAATTATTGCAGCTATTATCCGCTTCGTGAAAGGTGACCCGCTGAAGGTACTTCTGGGAACAGCCGTGCTGACCATGATCGTCCACCTCGACGGCGACGGAACGGCCACATTTATGATTGTCATGTCGGCTTTCCTGCCCATTTACAAACGCCTGGGCATCAACCGGCTGATCTTAACGGGTATCGTCGCCCTGAGCGTAGGCCCTCTGCACCTCGTCCCCTGGTCCGGTACTTCAGCGCGGGCCATTTCGACCCTAAAAACGGACGCTACTCAATTATTCAACCCCAATATTCCGGCTATTGTGGCCGGTATGGCATGGGTACTCTTTGTTGCCTACTGGTTTGGGCTGAAGGAACGTAAGCGCCTGGGCATAAGCAACCTTAATTACGCACATGAGGAAAGTCTGACCGACGAGCAGCGTCAGTTTCGCAGGCCCCGCCTATTCTGGGTCAATGCCATACTCACCATTGGCCTCATCACAACGCTTATGAAAGGCTGGGTACCGGCCCCCGCCCTATTCGTTTCGGCGGCTATTGTCGCCTTGCTGATCAACTATCCCCGACTAACCGATCAGCAGAAAGTGCTCCGGAGCCACGGCAACAACATTTTCATGGTGTCGAGCATGATCTTTGCGGCTGGTGTTTTTTCGGGGATTCTGACCGGCGGCAAGATGATCGACGCAATGGCAACGTCTGTCGTTTCGCTTATCCCCCAACAACACGCGGCCTGGTTACCCACGCTGACGGCCATCACCAGTATGCCCGCCAGTCTGCTCTTTACGCCCGATGCCTATTACTTCGGTGTGGTGCCCATTCTGAGCCAGACCGCCACGCAGTTCGGCATCGATCCGCTCGAAATTGGCCGGGCCGCCTTGCTGGGCCAGATGACGGTCGGGTTTCCGGTTAGTCCGCTCACGGCTTCAACCTTCCTGCTGGTCGGTCTGGCCGAAGTCGATTTGGGCGATCATCAGAAATTTATTCTCAAATGGGCCTTCGGTACCACCCTGGTCATGACACTGGCGGCCCTCTTAACCGGCTCCATTCATCTATGA